One genomic window of Mogibacterium diversum includes the following:
- a CDS encoding DUF3267 domain-containing protein, translating into MYKFLNKHKLIKDLHNLEEANLPDNAVMFKESKDVEALIPKCLLLAIVVTIIFVTISKVISDIQGVPYIGADYFTLDIVALWIIQAILHEYIHAVCYGKNADVKIYISLSNGVLACHSTKPLEKKRFILMSIAPTLIFAVIPYIFWAVFFVNMGDIGTKVLSYCAFPFIFGVGDYINIVNTIRQVPKGGFVVNSGFHSYWFHHKE; encoded by the coding sequence ATGTATAAGTTTTTAAATAAGCATAAATTAATTAAGGATTTGCATAATCTAGAAGAAGCTAATCTACCTGATAATGCAGTTATGTTCAAGGAGAGCAAGGATGTAGAGGCGCTTATTCCTAAGTGTTTACTTTTAGCAATAGTCGTAACGATTATTTTTGTTACCATTAGTAAGGTTATTTCTGATATTCAGGGTGTACCATACATAGGTGCAGATTACTTTACTTTGGATATAGTAGCTCTTTGGATTATACAGGCGATATTACATGAATATATCCATGCTGTGTGTTATGGAAAAAATGCGGATGTGAAGATTTACATATCCTTAAGCAATGGGGTTCTAGCATGTCACTCTACAAAGCCACTCGAGAAAAAAAGATTTATACTAATGTCCATTGCGCCAACATTAATTTTTGCCGTTATTCCATATATTTTCTGGGCTGTTTTTTTTGTAAACATGGGAGATATAGGAACCAAAGTTTTATCATACTGTGCATTTCCATTTATTTTTGGGGTAGGGGACTATATCAATATAGTTAATACAATACGACAAGTACCTAAGGGAGGATTTGTTGTTAATTCTGGATTCCATTCTTATTGGTTTCATCATAAAGAATAA
- the dapB gene encoding 4-hydroxy-tetrahydrodipicolinate reductase, whose protein sequence is MKLLVVGPRGKMGRLITAIAADREDITVVGGVAPADRDYIGKDIGEVAMIGRVLGAPVVSDIEELIDDCDVIIDFATVEQAMITLEAAKKHKKALICGTTGFSQEQREAFEEAGKTIPVMLAANTSRLVNVMYKLIEDATKLAGDVDVEILDMHDSTKLDSPSGTAKEIGELVAKTRGESLHDVDRYGRQGRCPREHGEIAFHSIRGGDISSSHTTYFVGLGERLEITHHSQSFKCFAAGVVDCAVYLSKQPVGSYTVQDCFGL, encoded by the coding sequence ATGAAACTTCTAGTTGTTGGTCCTCGCGGCAAAATGGGTCGCCTGATTACAGCGATTGCTGCAGACCGTGAAGACATCACTGTTGTCGGTGGTGTCGCTCCTGCTGATAGAGATTACATCGGCAAGGACATCGGAGAAGTTGCTATGATTGGCAGAGTGTTAGGTGCTCCTGTTGTTTCAGACATCGAAGAGCTAATTGATGACTGCGATGTGATCATCGATTTCGCCACTGTTGAGCAGGCTATGATTACACTCGAAGCTGCGAAAAAGCACAAGAAAGCACTAATCTGTGGAACTACGGGTTTCAGCCAAGAACAGAGGGAAGCATTTGAAGAAGCAGGTAAAACAATCCCTGTAATGCTTGCGGCTAATACATCTAGACTTGTAAATGTTATGTATAAACTAATTGAAGATGCCACGAAATTGGCTGGTGATGTGGATGTTGAGATACTCGACATGCACGACAGCACTAAACTTGACTCTCCTAGTGGTACTGCTAAGGAAATCGGTGAGCTCGTAGCTAAAACTAGAGGCGAATCACTCCATGATGTGGATAGATATGGCAGACAAGGAAGGTGTCCTCGTGAGCACGGCGAGATTGCTTTTCATTCCATCCGAGGCGGAGATATCTCAAGCAGCCATACAACTTATTTTGTAGGTCTCGGCGAAAGGCTCGAGATAACTCACCACTCTCAGAGCTTTAAGTGCTTTGCTGCCGGTGTAGTTGACTGTGCAGTTTACCTCAGCAAGCAGCCTGTTGGATCATATACGGTTCAGGATTGCTTTGGGCTTTAG
- a CDS encoding deoxycytidylate deaminase, whose product MKRQDYISWDEYFMGVSLLAAKRSKDPNTQVGACIVDINNVILSTGYNGFPVGCSDDDLPWDRTGEDTKYPYVVHAELNAILNSGGKSLRGATIYVGLFPCNECAKAIIQSGIKEVVYLNDKYANEKSTLASKRLLGMAGVKLRRLTPREKNLVLSFENELDR is encoded by the coding sequence ATGAAAAGACAAGATTATATATCATGGGATGAATATTTCATGGGAGTTTCCCTGCTTGCAGCTAAGCGAAGTAAGGACCCTAACACACAGGTTGGAGCTTGCATTGTCGATATTAACAATGTGATTCTATCCACTGGTTACAACGGATTCCCTGTCGGTTGCTCGGATGATGATCTACCGTGGGACAGAACTGGTGAGGATACCAAGTACCCTTACGTTGTTCATGCTGAATTAAACGCAATTCTTAATTCAGGAGGCAAGTCACTTAGAGGTGCAACGATTTACGTTGGACTTTTCCCATGTAATGAATGCGCTAAGGCCATTATTCAGTCCGGCATAAAGGAGGTCGTATATCTAAACGACAAGTATGCTAACGAGAAATCCACCTTAGCATCTAAAAGGCTCCTCGGCATGGCTGGGGTTAAGCTTCGCAGGCTCACTCCTAGGGAAAAGAATCTCGTACTAAGCTTCGAAAACGAGCTTGATAGATAG
- the buk gene encoding butyrate kinase, with amino-acid sequence MKILVINPGATSTKIAVYENDQELMRVGIDHDAAEMDKYANIVDQMPFRRDVIMKTLDAEGYKLEDFDAICGRGGLFKHIPSGTYLVNDAVIRDIKNPPYGEHAANLGAYLAKELGDKVGIPAFFVDPVCVDELDDVARYSGLKGMERQSFFHALNQKSVARKAAKEIGKAYEDLNLVVVHLGGGVSVAAHKKGRVVDVYNVKDDGSMGMDRGGALPANALVNLCFSGKTKAEVKKIIGHEAGVFSYTGTKDFRTVENKAFDEGDKECLGAFRAIAYQLSKDIGAMSAVLHFDVDAIVYTGGMAYSDRFCEEITSYVGKVAPVLRFPGEEEMKSLADGALRALETKEYKIYE; translated from the coding sequence ATGAAGATTCTTGTAATCAACCCTGGAGCAACATCCACAAAGATTGCTGTATACGAGAATGATCAGGAGCTTATGCGCGTAGGCATTGACCACGATGCAGCTGAGATGGACAAGTATGCAAACATCGTAGATCAGATGCCATTCCGTCGCGACGTAATAATGAAAACACTCGATGCTGAAGGCTACAAACTGGAAGATTTTGACGCAATTTGCGGTCGTGGTGGACTATTCAAGCATATCCCATCTGGGACTTATCTCGTTAACGATGCAGTTATCAGAGATATTAAGAACCCACCTTACGGTGAGCATGCGGCTAACCTCGGAGCATATCTAGCAAAAGAACTAGGTGATAAAGTTGGCATTCCTGCTTTCTTCGTTGACCCTGTTTGCGTAGACGAGCTTGATGATGTTGCTAGATATTCTGGACTAAAGGGTATGGAGAGACAGAGCTTCTTCCATGCGCTTAACCAGAAGTCAGTTGCTAGAAAGGCAGCAAAGGAAATAGGAAAGGCTTATGAGGACCTCAACCTAGTTGTAGTTCACCTCGGAGGTGGAGTATCTGTTGCAGCTCACAAGAAGGGCAGAGTTGTAGATGTATACAACGTAAAGGACGATGGTTCTATGGGTATGGATAGAGGTGGTGCTCTTCCTGCAAATGCTCTCGTTAACCTATGCTTCTCTGGAAAGACTAAGGCTGAAGTAAAGAAAATCATCGGTCATGAGGCTGGTGTATTCTCATACACAGGAACTAAGGATTTCCGTACAGTAGAGAACAAGGCGTTTGACGAAGGAGATAAGGAGTGCTTAGGTGCATTCAGAGCTATTGCTTACCAGCTATCTAAGGATATCGGCGCTATGTCTGCCGTTCTTCACTTCGATGTAGATGCAATTGTGTACACAGGTGGAATGGCTTATAGTGATAGATTCTGTGAGGAAATCACTTCCTACGTAGGTAAGGTTGCTCCAGTTCTAAGATTCCCAGGAGAGGAAGAGATGAAGTCTCTCGCTGATGGTGCACTCAGAGCTCTTGAGACAAAGGAGTACAAGATTTACGAATAG
- the typA gene encoding translational GTPase TypA: MGEKNKIINIAVIAHVDAGKSTLVDALLAQSHVFRDNEEVVECVMDSDAIERERGITIYSKNCSIMYKDYKINIVDTPGHADFSSEVERIMKTVDTVILLVDSSEGPMPQTRFVLNKSLEQGLNPILFINKIDKKDARIDEVVDEVYELFMDLEANDEQLDFPIMYGIARQGIAVSDPSEVADIMVDDGTTKIKKSPKGFGEFNIEPLLDKIVEHCDPYPDLRDEPLQLQISSLAYDDYIGRLGIGRITRGTLKAAQQVVVMKDEEESYNAKINQVFVYRGLQRMSVDEAECGDIVVVSGISDISIGETICDPAHPESLGNISIEEPTLSMNFMVNSSPFAGKVGKYVTSRHIKERLEKELEVNVGLVVEPTDSTDSFKVSGRGELHLSILIENMRREGYELAVSKPEVVTKRGDNGELLEPVEEVVVSVPDEYSGSVISKLNMRKGMMKQMMSEGNGYSKIEYSVPTRGLMGYRSEFINDTHGEGTMVRRFEGFESWKGEIPERTNGVAVAQEEGNCTPYAIFNIQERVQMFVEPGTHVYEGMIVGMNSRGDDMVVNPCKAKRVSNMRAAGSDDTIKLTPPRTFTLEEALEFINGDELVEVTPEDIRLRKKLLKEIERRKAGNRNK, from the coding sequence ATGGGAGAAAAGAATAAGATAATTAATATCGCAGTAATTGCACACGTTGATGCAGGTAAATCAACACTTGTTGATGCACTTCTTGCTCAATCTCATGTGTTCAGAGACAATGAAGAGGTTGTAGAGTGTGTAATGGATAGTGATGCAATCGAGAGAGAGCGTGGAATTACTATATATTCCAAAAACTGCTCTATCATGTACAAGGATTACAAGATTAATATTGTCGATACACCAGGACACGCAGATTTCAGCTCCGAGGTTGAGCGCATCATGAAGACTGTTGATACAGTAATTCTACTAGTAGACTCTAGTGAAGGTCCTATGCCTCAGACCAGATTTGTGCTCAATAAATCGCTTGAGCAGGGATTAAATCCGATATTGTTTATCAACAAGATAGATAAGAAGGATGCCAGAATAGATGAGGTTGTAGATGAAGTTTATGAACTGTTTATGGATCTTGAGGCTAATGATGAACAGCTAGATTTTCCAATCATGTATGGAATTGCAAGACAGGGAATAGCAGTTAGTGATCCTAGTGAAGTTGCTGATATCATGGTGGATGACGGTACAACTAAGATTAAGAAAAGCCCAAAGGGCTTTGGGGAGTTCAATATAGAACCTCTGCTTGATAAGATTGTTGAACACTGTGACCCATATCCTGATCTAAGAGACGAGCCGCTTCAGCTGCAGATTTCTTCACTTGCATACGATGACTATATTGGAAGACTTGGAATAGGCAGAATTACAAGAGGTACACTCAAGGCGGCACAGCAAGTAGTAGTCATGAAGGATGAAGAAGAGTCTTACAATGCCAAGATAAATCAGGTATTTGTATATAGAGGTCTTCAGAGAATGTCAGTTGACGAGGCTGAGTGCGGGGATATCGTCGTTGTATCGGGTATTTCCGACATCTCGATAGGGGAGACAATCTGTGATCCAGCTCATCCTGAATCTCTTGGAAATATCAGCATTGAAGAGCCAACCTTGTCGATGAACTTCATGGTTAACTCTTCGCCATTCGCTGGTAAAGTCGGCAAATACGTGACAAGTAGACACATCAAAGAGCGACTGGAAAAAGAGCTTGAGGTTAACGTTGGACTGGTAGTAGAGCCTACAGACTCTACTGATTCATTTAAGGTTTCGGGTAGAGGAGAGCTTCATCTATCGATTCTTATAGAGAATATGCGCCGTGAAGGATATGAACTCGCTGTATCTAAGCCTGAGGTTGTAACGAAGCGCGGTGACAATGGGGAGCTGCTTGAACCAGTTGAAGAGGTTGTCGTGAGTGTTCCAGATGAATATTCTGGATCGGTTATCTCTAAGCTCAATATGCGTAAGGGCATGATGAAGCAGATGATGAGCGAAGGCAACGGATATTCGAAGATTGAGTACTCCGTTCCAACTCGTGGACTCATGGGATATAGAAGTGAGTTTATCAACGATACTCATGGTGAAGGTACCATGGTTAGACGCTTTGAGGGATTTGAATCTTGGAAGGGTGAAATTCCAGAGCGCACTAACGGTGTTGCTGTAGCACAGGAAGAAGGCAACTGTACGCCATATGCAATATTTAATATTCAGGAGCGTGTGCAGATGTTCGTTGAACCTGGAACTCACGTTTATGAAGGTATGATAGTCGGTATGAACTCTAGAGGCGATGATATGGTAGTAAATCCATGCAAAGCAAAGAGAGTATCTAATATGCGTGCGGCGGGTAGCGATGACACGATTAAGCTTACACCACCGCGAACATTTACCCTGGAGGAGGCACTCGAATTCATCAATGGAGATGAACTCGTAGAGGTAACACCAGAGGATATCAGACTTCGCAAGAAGCTTCTCAAAGAGATTGAGAGGCGCAAAGCTGGTAATAGAAATAAATAG
- a CDS encoding DUF2207 domain-containing protein: MTSNGKVLSNIYKYLLKILLIFAIMSVSHGLVLADSFGATKDNSYEINNYDFKAVVKKNHTYEVSKQITVNLPNNLSEISFDVPAGNYIISDVDVKGTDFSLSKNGSKYNIVINDKKQLRKGSHTFKITYIVKEFAEKNKNYDLFYLTALSPDWEVPIQNYKFTLVLPKDFPWDDLQYYAGQFGSQDVSNKMSYSIDGNTITMSGSLIPSDFGITFKAELPDGYWKDPLNNEWTIGLGGVLFIAAATLSLILWLAGGRDPKFKKKVITNPIDGISTADVAYVFNGKLSIRDIVPLIVRLGISGCLKIVEYAPKKYKLVKLNTPSIDEDRYIRAIYGELFEDVYEGRAVEMEDIGVKLKRILIDVESSVASGYNSREMRASTTISKLFRYVSIVAISLAIATIPVLVSMYTYEEEIKYGLPAGLFVLSVLILNIITMRFDLRYDMDWKHFKFSISMYSALYVSELVYVGYLVYKCNKSLMIPLLILVAGAFAAMMSCLMAARARENARLSNRMMGMRNFIEEAQPRDIAIMQQSNPEYFYEMLPYAMQFSQYEIWAQKFRGFKVTAPDWFEIVAEGRTSMASVSNGDVETLTRELYQFERTIESVYNVINRRRRFFLSSGR; this comes from the coding sequence ATGACGAGCAACGGTAAAGTGTTGTCAAATATATATAAATACTTACTTAAAATATTACTAATTTTTGCAATCATGAGTGTGAGTCATGGTCTAGTTTTGGCTGACTCTTTCGGTGCAACTAAGGATAATAGCTACGAGATTAACAACTATGATTTTAAGGCTGTTGTAAAAAAGAATCACACCTATGAAGTTTCTAAGCAGATAACCGTTAATCTTCCGAATAATCTTTCGGAAATATCTTTCGACGTACCCGCAGGTAACTACATCATTAGTGATGTAGATGTTAAGGGTACTGATTTTTCTTTGTCAAAAAATGGCTCGAAGTATAACATCGTAATTAATGACAAGAAACAGTTAAGAAAGGGAAGTCATACCTTTAAGATTACCTATATCGTGAAGGAGTTTGCCGAAAAGAATAAAAATTATGACTTGTTTTATTTGACTGCGCTATCTCCTGATTGGGAGGTACCAATCCAGAACTACAAGTTCACGTTAGTGCTGCCCAAGGATTTCCCTTGGGATGATCTTCAGTACTATGCGGGTCAGTTTGGTTCGCAGGATGTATCAAACAAGATGTCTTACTCCATAGATGGAAATACTATTACTATGAGTGGTTCGCTTATTCCATCAGATTTCGGCATCACTTTTAAGGCCGAACTTCCAGACGGATATTGGAAAGATCCTCTAAACAATGAGTGGACTATTGGACTAGGAGGGGTATTATTTATCGCTGCAGCAACACTATCTTTGATCCTGTGGTTAGCAGGTGGAAGAGATCCTAAATTTAAGAAAAAGGTTATTACCAATCCAATTGATGGAATATCGACAGCTGACGTAGCATATGTATTTAACGGTAAGCTATCAATACGGGATATCGTCCCGCTTATAGTCAGGCTGGGGATATCAGGATGCCTCAAGATAGTTGAGTACGCTCCTAAGAAGTATAAACTAGTGAAGCTTAATACACCATCTATTGACGAAGATAGATATATTCGTGCAATTTATGGAGAGCTTTTTGAAGATGTTTATGAGGGAAGAGCTGTCGAGATGGAGGACATAGGAGTTAAGCTCAAAAGGATACTTATCGATGTTGAAAGTAGTGTTGCTAGTGGTTATAACTCTCGCGAGATGAGGGCGAGCACTACGATATCTAAACTGTTTAGGTATGTAAGTATTGTAGCTATATCTCTTGCAATTGCTACTATTCCTGTTCTTGTGTCGATGTATACGTATGAAGAAGAGATTAAATATGGACTTCCAGCTGGGTTATTCGTGCTCTCCGTGCTTATTTTGAACATTATCACAATGAGATTTGATCTCAGGTACGATATGGATTGGAAGCACTTCAAGTTTTCAATTTCTATGTATTCTGCGCTTTATGTATCTGAACTTGTGTACGTGGGATATCTCGTGTATAAGTGCAATAAATCACTAATGATTCCTCTTCTGATACTAGTTGCCGGTGCATTTGCAGCGATGATGTCGTGCCTAATGGCCGCGAGGGCTAGAGAAAATGCTCGTCTTTCAAACAGGATGATGGGTATGCGCAACTTCATAGAAGAGGCACAGCCTAGGGATATTGCAATAATGCAGCAGTCAAATCCTGAATATTTCTACGAGATGTTACCTTACGCTATGCAGTTCTCGCAGTATGAGATATGGGCACAGAAGTTCAGAGGGTTCAAGGTTACAGCGCCAGATTGGTTTGAAATTGTCGCCGAAGGACGCACATCTATGGCTAGCGTTTCAAATGGTGATGTCGAGACTTTGACTAGAGAGCTTTATCAATTTGAAAGAACGATAGAAAGCGTTTACAACGTAATTAACCGCAGAAGAAGATTTTTCCTCAGCTCGGGAAGATAA
- a CDS encoding FAD-dependent protein, which produces METRIVDRVWRGGETPGKYSYRISEVKLPVGREMTDLPAKISKQLSLKASDIMTWQVARESIDARDKSNIFMVYTVDFTTRVQVSPRIAKKHKCNVHRQIEKLAPIPGSENLIGRPVIVGFGPCGIFAALELARNGYRPIVIERGKGMSERVKDVEAFKNDGVLNEESNILFGEGGAGTFSDGKLTSGIKDPNIKFVMETFADAGAGEEIIYKHKPHIGTDVLRAVIVRLREQIIAHGGEVRFGSKLSDISISNGELRSVTVTSSDGSKEVIETNAMILATGHSARDTYELIKDSKLAMEQKPLSIGVRMEHPQELIDRAQYGAEDRLPPAEYKVSYKASNGRGVYSFCMCPGGEVVTCSTHSGEVCVNGMSNRRRDSGTANSGILCDVRVRDFESDDVLAGIRFQQKYERLAFENGGGNYNPPTCTMGEFLSGKADKVIASLPDFAYEAIREAVPNFAKKIHGYDSPDAVIKAVETRSSAPLRVIRDRETGESTTISGIYPAGEGCGYAGGITSAACDGIKQADKLIERFMEPLMCTADELFNQIKQLSTNITEENYHAYNMQGYDILIKIKELRVAQEQAYNILFRYHNNLADSLNKQWIADMLDYICGWCAPEKYIWGNRGK; this is translated from the coding sequence ATGGAAACTAGAATTGTAGATAGAGTATGGCGCGGCGGAGAGACGCCTGGTAAATATTCATACCGTATTAGCGAAGTTAAGCTTCCTGTGGGACGTGAAATGACTGATTTACCAGCCAAAATATCTAAGCAGCTATCTTTAAAAGCTTCGGATATCATGACTTGGCAGGTTGCTCGTGAGTCGATAGATGCAAGGGACAAGTCAAATATATTCATGGTATATACCGTGGATTTTACGACAAGAGTGCAGGTGTCACCTAGAATTGCAAAAAAGCATAAGTGTAACGTGCATAGGCAAATTGAAAAATTGGCCCCGATACCTGGAAGTGAGAATCTTATAGGTCGCCCAGTTATCGTAGGATTTGGTCCGTGCGGGATATTTGCAGCCCTAGAGCTTGCTAGGAATGGATATAGACCGATAGTCATAGAGCGTGGCAAGGGCATGTCTGAACGTGTTAAGGATGTAGAGGCATTTAAAAACGATGGCGTTCTAAATGAAGAATCCAACATTCTCTTTGGAGAAGGTGGAGCTGGTACATTTTCCGATGGAAAGCTAACCAGCGGTATCAAAGATCCTAATATCAAGTTCGTAATGGAGACCTTCGCTGACGCTGGCGCAGGAGAAGAAATTATATATAAGCATAAGCCTCACATAGGTACAGATGTACTGAGGGCAGTGATAGTAAGGCTTAGAGAGCAGATAATTGCCCACGGTGGCGAAGTTAGGTTTGGATCAAAGCTCAGCGATATATCGATTTCAAATGGCGAACTAAGGTCTGTAACTGTCACTTCTTCAGATGGAAGTAAAGAGGTTATTGAAACCAATGCGATGATTCTTGCCACTGGTCATAGTGCGAGAGATACGTACGAGTTAATCAAAGATTCGAAACTTGCGATGGAGCAGAAACCGCTTTCTATAGGTGTTAGAATGGAGCATCCACAAGAGCTAATCGATAGAGCACAGTACGGAGCAGAGGATAGGCTTCCGCCTGCAGAATACAAGGTTTCGTACAAAGCGAGCAATGGAAGAGGCGTATATTCTTTCTGCATGTGCCCTGGAGGTGAGGTTGTAACTTGCTCGACACATAGTGGAGAAGTCTGCGTTAACGGCATGAGCAACAGGCGGAGAGATAGCGGCACTGCTAACAGTGGCATTCTCTGCGATGTGAGAGTGCGCGACTTTGAATCCGATGATGTGCTAGCAGGCATCAGATTCCAGCAGAAGTACGAAAGACTAGCCTTTGAAAATGGCGGTGGAAACTACAATCCTCCAACCTGCACCATGGGTGAGTTCCTCTCTGGAAAAGCAGATAAGGTCATTGCATCTCTTCCGGACTTCGCATACGAAGCGATAAGAGAAGCAGTCCCGAATTTCGCCAAAAAGATTCACGGATATGATAGCCCAGATGCAGTGATCAAAGCTGTTGAAACTAGAAGCTCGGCACCTCTAAGAGTTATTAGAGATAGGGAGACGGGCGAAAGTACAACGATCTCCGGTATTTATCCTGCAGGTGAGGGCTGTGGATATGCAGGTGGTATTACATCAGCAGCATGCGACGGCATAAAGCAGGCAGATAAGTTGATAGAGCGATTTATGGAACCTTTAATGTGTACAGCAGACGAATTATTTAATCAAATAAAGCAACTTTCCACGAATATAACTGAGGAAAATTATCATGCATACAATATGCAGGGATATGATATTTTGATTAAAATAAAAGAATTAAGAGTTGCACAAGAGCAAGCATATAACATACTTTTTAGGTATCACAACAATTTAGCGGATAGTCTAAATAAACAGTGGATTGCAGATATGTTAGATTATATATGTGGATGGTGTGCTCCGGAAAAATACATTTGGGGGAATAGGGGAAAATAG